Below is a window of Paremcibacter congregatus DNA.
CCCGATTATGCATCTGATCCAGCGCCCAACAGAGATTTACCGCCGTCGGCCGGGACGCCCGCAGGATCGCATCCGCGTCCGCCACCCGCGTCATCGTCGCTGATAACAGGTCACTTTCTTCCTGCCAGGCGGCAACGGCCAGACCATAGGCCGCCGTTACCCCGATCGCCGGTGCGCCCCGCACCACCATATCGGTGATCGCCGCCGCGATATCCTCGACACGGGACAGGGTGACATATTTCAGCTCTGCCGGAATTTTGGTCTGATCAAGAAGACGCAGGGCTTTTTGATCTTCCAGCCATTCGATACTTTTATAGGCAGGCATGGGTTACTCCTCAAGCGTTTGAATAAAATTTTGTACCAGAAGGCGCAGACGCGGAATGATCTGCTCTACATTCTCCCACACCTCTTCTTCTGTCGTAATTGCCGCCGCGTCAGGGTCATCAATAGCCATATTGGTAATGGCGCTGACCGCCACCACCCGAATTCCGGCATTGCGGGCCACGATGACCTCAGGCACTGTCGACATACCAACAGCGTCCACGCCCAGCTGGCGTAACAGTCTGATTTCCGCCGGTGATTCAAACGACGGCCCCACCAAAAAGCTATAGACACCTTTATGCAGCCGAACATCATGCGCCACCGCGCTCTGCTGCATCTTGATGATATGTGGTCGGTGATAGGCCTGATTCAGCGGTGTAAAGCGTGGACCAAGGTCTGGCAGATGCCGCCCCCGCGTCGGGTCAAGCCCTGTCATGCCCGCCAGATCAATATGGTCGTCAATAAGCATCAGATCGCCAACGGCATAGTCCCGGTTAATCCCCCCCGCCGCATTGGTGATCACCAGATCCTCGACACCGAGCATTTTCATGATCCGCACCGGGAAAGTCACCTGTTGTGGCGTGTAGCCTTCATACATATGCACCCGCCCCTGCATGATTACCGCAGGCTGCCCCAGCAACATGCCTATATGCAGACAGCCCGCATGGCCTGGCGCGCTGGAGGTCGGAAAATGCGGCAGTTGATCATATGGAATTGCCACCGCATCACTCATCAAGGCCGCAATATCGCCCAGACCGGACCCCAGAATCAGGCCCACTTTCGGGCGTAACGGCGTCAGGCCGGCAATCGCCGCGCAAGTTTCTTCATACTGCGCCAAACTGTAATCAGTCA
It encodes the following:
- a CDS encoding purine-nucleoside phosphorylase, with product MCTKTSDSMMTDYSLAQYEETCAAIAGLTPLRPKVGLILGSGLGDIAALMSDAVAIPYDQLPHFPTSSAPGHAGCLHIGMLLGQPAVIMQGRVHMYEGYTPQQVTFPVRIMKMLGVEDLVITNAAGGINRDYAVGDLMLIDDHIDLAGMTGLDPTRGRHLPDLGPRFTPLNQAYHRPHIIKMQQSAVAHDVRLHKGVYSFLVGPSFESPAEIRLLRQLGVDAVGMSTVPEVIVARNAGIRVVAVSAITNMAIDDPDAAAITTEEEVWENVEQIIPRLRLLVQNFIQTLEE